From a single Cryptococcus neoformans var. neoformans B-3501A chromosome 3, whole genome shotgun sequence genomic region:
- a CDS encoding hypothetical protein (HMMPfam hit to Inositol_P, Inositol monophosphatase family, score: 318.7, E(): 8.7e-93): MPIELDLDSILQFAIKLALDAGQIIREGQEKRFASESAQEDEKLNSVDLVTEVDKAVEKFIVERIREAYPSHKFIGEESYEGQQITDEPTWIVDPIDGTTNFVHGFPMVATSIGLAHKGIPVVGVIYNPFLDQLWSAAKGRGAYLNQKRKLPITGSSKPLASLGQALIGVEYGMSRSPPALPRKLAAFEKLTAHTDVGGKMCHSLRSMGSAALNIVLVASGGLDIYWEVGCWPWDVCAGICILEESGGRCFGAKTADLSGEVDAKLMAGRKYAMIRSIRATDKETSLDQQKKFIKEFYDCVEDFDP; the protein is encoded by the exons ATGCCCATTGAACTCGATCTCGATTCTATCTTGCAGTTTGCTATCAAGCTCGCCCTCGAC GCGGGTCAGATTATTCGGGAAGGCCAGGAAAAACGTTTCGCCTCAGAAAGTGCtcaggaagatgagaaactCAACAGTGTTGAT CTCGTAACCGAAGTTGACAAAGCCGTGGAAAAGTTCATTGTCGAAAGGATTAGAGAGGCTTATCCTTCCCATAAGTT CATCGGAGAGGAATCGTATGAAGGTCAACAAATCACCGATGAACCCACTTGGATTG TCGA TCCCATTGATGGTACCACCAACTTT GTCCATGGATTTCCCATGGTGGCTACATCAATTGGCCTTGCCCACAAGGGTATCCCTGTAGTGGGAGTCATCTATAATCCTTTCCTCGATCAGTTG TGGTCTGCTGCCAAAGGAAGGGGTGCATATCTCAATCAAAAGCGAAAACTTCCCATCACAGGCTCATCCAAGCCTCTTGCATCTCTCGGTCAAGCCCT GATTGGTGTTGAATATGGGATGTCTCGCTCTCCTCCGGCCCTGCCCCGTAAATTGGCCGCATTCGAAAAGCTGACCGCCCATACGGACGTAGGCGGGAAGATGTGCCATTCTTTGAGGAGTATGGGTTCGGCTGCGCTTAACATTGTACTTGTGGCAAGCGGGGGCCTTGACAT ATATTGGGAAGTTGGG TGCTGGCCGTGGGACGTTTGC GCTGGAATTTGCATCCTCGAGGAATCCGGGGGTCGTTGTTTTGGTGCAAAAACTGCTGATCTTAGTGGTGAAGTTGACGCCAAATTGATGG CCGGCAGAAAATACGCCATGATTAGAAGTATCAGAGCCACAGAC AAAGAGACGTCCTTGGATCAACAAAAGAAATTTATCAAAGAGTTTTACGATTGTGTTGAGGATTTCGACCCTTGA
- a CDS encoding hypothetical protein (Match to ESTs gb|CF186736.1|CF186736, gb|CF185612.1|CF185612, gb|CF186735.1|CF186735): MTIIHVVAFKTATPSTIGPLTTSIKALKDNCINPRTGKPYILDLRGGKQISTEGLDRGMQVVFVLEFENDDDLQYYIDEDPAHEQFKKSAKGEWEAIDVLALDFSNGKF; encoded by the exons ATGACAATCATCCATGTCG TCGCATTCAAGACCGCTACTCCCTCCACCATCGGACCTCTGACAACAAGCATCAAAGCTCTGAAAGATAACTGCATAAACCCTAGGACTGGCAAACCTTACATACTTGACCTGAGGGGTGGAAAACAAATTTCTACTGAAGGATTGGATAGGGGCATGCAGGTCGTTTTCGTACTGGAATTCGAG AATGATGACGACCTCCAGTACTACATTGATGAAGATCCTGCTCATGAACAATTCAAG AAAAGCGCCAAAGGAGAATGGGAGGCAATTGATGTTCTTGCATTGGACTTCAGCAACGGGAAATTCTGA
- a CDS encoding hypothetical protein (Match to EST gb|CF185557.1|CF185557) encodes MPSIAGKVVNKVLKDHISKQAPEDPLYTVTVNSKGKSKRQVRPLPEGLSKRDRKALKKIRKRAHYLDKGMNICGFRVGWTFFIGIIPGLGDAVDAGLNYCLVVKPAKKLDIPDSLVHKMLFNNAISAGLGLVPIAGDIFLAAWKANSRNAALLEAYLTIRGQEYIAALRREPGVIDPAEAIAHGVPPEDLRDQFGPGAGMDHPVEDEESNRGFFGGRKSKKEVTKK; translated from the exons ATGCCTTCTATTGCTGGCAAAGTAGTTAACAAGGTTCTTAAGGACCATATAAGTAAACAAGCACCGGAGGATCCACTTTACACAGTAACAGTGAATTCAAAAGGCAAATCAAAGAGGCAGGTT AGGCCTCTCCCAGAAGGGCTATCCAAGCGCGACAGAAAAGCGTTAAAGAAAATAAGAAAACGTGCTCATTATCTGGACAAAGGCATGAATATATGTGGTTTCAGGGTGGGCTGGACTTTCTTCATCG GCATCATACCTGGATTGGGTGATGCGGTCGATGCTGGCCTTAACTACTGTCTCGTTGTCAAGCCTGCCAAAAAGCTTGATATACCTGATAGTCTAGTACACAAGATGTTGTTCAATAACGCCATTTCTGCGGGTCTTGG ACTGGTCCCCATAGCCGGAGACATATTCCTAGCTGCCTGGAAAGCCAACTCAAGAAACGCGGCACT TTTGGAAGCCTATTTGACCATCAGGGGACAAGAATACATTGCGGCATTACGGCGAGAACCCGGTGTAATTGATCCAGCAGAGGCTATCGCGCACGGTGTGCCACCGGAAGATCTGAGAGATCAATTCGGACCAGGAGCGGGAATGGATCATCCAgtagaggatgaggagagtaACCGAGGCTTTTTTGGTGGGAggaaaagcaaaaaagaagTAACCAAGAAGTAA